One Babylonia areolata isolate BAREFJ2019XMU chromosome 20, ASM4173473v1, whole genome shotgun sequence DNA segment encodes these proteins:
- the LOC143295277 gene encoding LOW QUALITY PROTEIN: DNA ligase 4-like (The sequence of the model RefSeq protein was modified relative to this genomic sequence to represent the inferred CDS: deleted 1 base in 1 codon), with product MAEASSPGNVTVAGKVAFAELCGLLEKLSKTKGNDKKKRVLRDFVETWRRLHTETHTADADTTTDSFYPAMRLLLPHLERERVAYGIKENGLARLMIKVLCLGKESADAQRLLNYRAVKTARGDAGDFASMAYFVLKTRCPERGSLTIQQVNETLDSIASNNAAKKKTAVEDSILYLLKNLSALEQKWLVRMIVKELKVGLSQASVLSVYHTDAEDFFNVNNNLEKVCLLLRDPATRMHEIGISVFSPFTPMLGDRASPDKIEKLMEGRPYLIETKLDGERVLLHKKGDEYKYFSRSGNEYTSVFGATPFDGTLTPYIANCFQPEVDTCIIDGEMLGYHAASKTFGTKGEQFDIKSRDVAEAKGYQPCVVVFDVLLYNGRVLTNLPLRERLTYLDKVVIPVEGRIQISRHREARTNQDCVDALNDAIDGREEGIMVKDPQTAYRPNTRKGGWYKIKPEYVGGLMDELDLLIVGGYFGEGHRGGMMSHFMCGVAVPTEDGSDPEVFHSFCKVGSGYSKKQLAEFNQRLADHWQPFDKRNPPQCLILAPGFRERPDAWIKPDKSCIVQVKAAEIIQSEKFKVGYTLRFPRVEMIRDDKPWTQCMTTADVEDLRLKSGGKLAGGRMELGEGEEGEEVGGGPSKKKRRVAPRAVQPKLMSRFKGADVSDVEQVSQVLSGKEVCVMNGPADLTKPQIERKVVEMGAKFVQNPGSTTSFVLAEKIAIKVNNLIKTDKYDIVRVSWFRRLLEAGCWIPWTPGDMIHTSPATRRQFQRDYDDYGDSFTDDVTEEQLRHIFSSMDKDEDIVIPPVSSDAIAELEEEHFADESPYGLFRTCRMYMDSNLVVGDESTHLPTSSLDLLALELRFFGATVVSQLDSQVSHVVVEESDLSRLDQLKAVRRGRQKKFRIVTKKWIKACMEEGGLCAEKTFEL from the exons ATGGCTGAAGCATCTTCACCCGGCAATGTGACGGTTGCAGGGAAAGTAGCCTTTGCAGAGCTGTGTGGACTGCTTGAGAAGCTATCGAAAACGAAAGGGAACGACAAGAAAAAACGAGTTCTGAGGGACTTTGTTGAAACATGGCGACGTCTGCACACTGAGACCCACACTGCTGATGCAGATACAACG ACAGATTCATTCTATCCAGCAATGCGCCTGTTGCTGCCTcacctggaaagagaaagagtggccTATGGTATTAAAGAG AATGGACTGGCTCGCCTGATGATCAAGGTGCTGTGTCTGGGGAAAGAGAGTGCTGATGCTCAGCGACTTCTCAACTACCGAGCTGTCAAAACCGCTCGTGGG GACGCAGGGGACTTTGCCAGCATGGCCTACTTTGTGCTGAAAACACGTTGCCCAGAGCGGGGATCACTGACCATCCAGCAGGTCAACGAAACTCTGGACTCCATCGCCTCCAACAATGCCGCCAAGAAAAAAACGGCTGTGGAAGACAGCATTCTGTACCTGCTGAAGAACCTCTCTGCCCTGGAGCAGAAGTGGCTTGTGCGCATGATTGTGAAG GAGCTGAAGGTGGGACTGAGCCAGgcgtctgtgctgtctgtgtatcACACTGATGCTGAAGACTTCTTTAATGTCAACAACAACCTGGAAAAG GTGTGTCTTCTTCTACGAGACCCTGCCACTCGCATGCACGAGATCGGCATTTCTGTCTTTTCACCTTTCACGCCGATGTTGGGTGACAGAGCATCTCCTGACAAG ATTGAAAAGCTGATGGAAGGCCGGCCATACCTGATTGAAACCAAACTGGACGGTGAAAGAGTTCTGCTGCACAAGAAGGGGGATGAATACAAGTATTTCTCACGCAG TGGCAATGAGTACACCAGTGTCTTTGGCGCCACCCCCTTTGACGGCACCCTGACACCGTACATCGCCAACTGCTTCCAGCCAGAGGTGGACACGTGCATCATTGATGGAGAGATGCTGGGCTACCATGCTGCCAGCAAGACGTTTG GAACCAAGGGAGAGCAGTTTGACATCAAGTCGCGGGACGTGGCGGAGGCCAAAGGTTATCAGCCGTGCGTGGTGGTGTTCGACGTGCTGCTGTACAACGGACGTGTGCTGACGAACCTCCCTCTGCGTGAGCGGCTGACCTACCTGGACAAGGTGGTCATACCTGTGGAGGGAAGGATTCAGATCAGTCGGCACAGGGAGGCACgcacaaa tcAGGATTGTGTGGATGCATTAAACGACGCCATTGACGGACGGGAAGAGGGCATCATGGTCAAAGACCCTCAGACTGCTTACCGACCCAACACACGCAAGGGAGGCTGGTACAAGATCAAGCCGGAGTACGTCGGAGGCCTGATGGACGAGCTGGATCTGCTCATCGTGGGCGGCTATTTCGGTGAGGGTCATCGCGGGGGCATGATGTCGCACTTCATGTGTGGTGTGGCCGTGCCGACGGAGGATGGCAGTGACCCGGAagtgtttcattctttctgtaag GTGGGGTCTGGTTACTCCAAGAAGCAGCTGGCAGAGTTCAACCAGCGCCTGGCCGACCACTGGCAGCCCTTTGACAAGCGGAACCCCCCGCAGTGCCTGATACTGGCCCCAGGCTTCAGGGAAAGGCCGGACGCGTGGATCAAGCCGGACAAGTCCTGCATTGTGCAG GTGAAAGCAGCAGAAATCATA CAGAGTGAGAAGTTCAAAGTGGGCTACACCCTGCGCTTCCCTCGTGTGGAGATGATCCGTGACGACAAGCCGTGGACCCAGTGCATGACCACAGCTGACGTCGAGGACTTACGTCTG AAATCAGGCGGCAAGCTGGCAGGAGGTCGCATGGAGctgggtgagggggaagagggggaggaggtgggtggtgggccCAGCAAGAAGAAACGCCGTGTGGCGCCCCGTGCTGTGCAACCCAAACTGATGTCACGCTTCAAGGGGGCTGACGTCTCCGATGTGGAGCAG gtgtcCCAGGTGCTGTCAGGCAAAGAGGTGTGCGTGATGAACGGACCGGCCGACCTCACCAAGCCGCAGATAGAACGCAAGGTGGTGGAGATGGGAGCCAAGTTTGTGCAGAATCCAG GCAGCACCACCAGTTTTGTACTGGCAGAGAAGATTGCCATCAAGGTGAACAACCTGATCAAGACGGACAAATACGACATCGTCAGAGTCAGCTGGTTTCGCAGACTGCTGGAAGCTGGCTGCTGGATTCCTTG GACCCCAGGTGACATGATTCACACCTCCCCGGCCACCCGCAGACAGTTTCAGCGTGACTATGACGACTATGGAGACAGCTTCACTGATGATGTGACAGAGGAACAGCTCCGACACATATTTTCCTCTATGGACAAG GATGAGGACATTGTGATACCCCCTGTGTCATCGGATGCTATAGCTGAACTGGAGGAAGAGCACTTTGCTGATGAGTCACCGTATGGACTGTTCCGGACATGCAG GATGTACATGGACTCGAACCTGGTGGTTGGGGACGAGAGCACCCACCTGCCCACCTCCAGCCTGGACCTGCTGGCCCTGGAGCTGCGCTTCTTTGGGGCCACGGTGGTCAGCCAGCTGGACAGCCAGGTGTCCCACGTCGTTGTGGAGGAAAG